A region of Lichenibacterium dinghuense DNA encodes the following proteins:
- a CDS encoding DUF2188 domain-containing protein, which translates to MADIHYEVVEHDGGWAYRLNGAYSETFRTKQAAHKAAETAAAEQGTPGESEVIAYQDDKGEWHEEIAKGEDRPSADVTDA; encoded by the coding sequence ATGGCCGACATCCATTACGAGGTCGTGGAGCACGACGGGGGCTGGGCCTATCGCCTGAACGGCGCCTATTCGGAGACGTTCCGCACCAAGCAGGCGGCCCACAAGGCGGCCGAGACCGCGGCGGCCGAGCAGGGCACGCCGGGCGAGAGCGAGGTCATCGCCTACCAGGACGACAAGGGCGAGTGGCACGAGGAGATCGCCAAGGGCGAGGACCGGCCCAGCGCCGACGTCACGGACGCCTGA
- a CDS encoding GGDEF domain-containing protein, whose amino-acid sequence MIDVELIGAPAFTVAVAGDVFTYASINGRLADVIGVAPSAFVGQTPDSLLSADYAAAVLGHYRRCVAERVSVDFESFYDAPGGGRWWHTTVTPVLDPGDGRVALLVGLGVDITPRKDAERLAREVDQRIALAMDLLEGGFWHYTIASHRFSTSPQLSRLVAGDGAGPLDGPGYAAFVLPEDQGATDFGALVRGEADALSAEYRVRTADGRLRWMSCQRRLTRDEAGRPENIVGVVVDITDQKLRHEALAAEAATDSLTELANRRSFEAQGGRMAAEARADGAFGLVLLDLDRFKPVNDTHGHAVGDAVLREVAARLRRHLRPGDVAARLGGDEFAVLLPGATEDVLAGLSRRLVEAVGRPVATVAGRVEIGASAGAALWRTADRTLAALVERADAELFAVKRGGRGAWRVAA is encoded by the coding sequence ATGATCGATGTCGAGCTGATCGGCGCCCCGGCCTTCACGGTGGCGGTGGCGGGCGACGTCTTCACCTATGCGTCCATCAACGGCCGCCTCGCCGACGTGATCGGCGTCGCCCCGTCGGCCTTCGTGGGCCAGACCCCGGACAGCCTGCTGTCGGCGGACTACGCTGCGGCCGTGCTCGGCCACTACCGCCGCTGCGTCGCCGAGCGGGTGTCGGTCGACTTCGAGAGCTTCTACGACGCCCCCGGCGGCGGCCGCTGGTGGCACACCACCGTGACGCCGGTGCTCGACCCTGGAGACGGCCGGGTCGCGCTGCTGGTAGGCCTCGGCGTCGACATCACGCCGCGCAAGGACGCCGAGCGCCTCGCCCGCGAGGTGGACCAGCGCATCGCGCTCGCCATGGACCTGCTGGAAGGCGGCTTCTGGCACTACACCATCGCCAGCCACCGCTTCAGCACGTCGCCCCAGCTGAGCCGCCTCGTGGCCGGCGACGGGGCGGGGCCGCTCGACGGGCCCGGCTACGCCGCCTTCGTGCTGCCGGAGGACCAGGGGGCGACCGACTTCGGCGCCCTGGTGCGCGGCGAAGCGGACGCCCTGTCGGCCGAATACCGCGTGCGGACCGCCGACGGCCGCCTGCGGTGGATGTCGTGCCAGCGGCGGCTCACGCGGGACGAGGCCGGCCGGCCCGAGAACATCGTGGGCGTGGTGGTGGACATCACCGACCAGAAGCTCCGCCACGAGGCCCTGGCGGCCGAGGCCGCCACCGACAGCCTGACGGAGCTCGCCAACCGACGCAGCTTCGAGGCGCAGGGCGGGCGCATGGCGGCGGAGGCGCGGGCCGACGGCGCCTTCGGCCTCGTGCTCCTCGACCTCGACCGGTTCAAACCCGTCAACGACACGCACGGCCACGCGGTCGGCGACGCCGTGCTGCGCGAGGTCGCGGCGCGGCTGCGGCGGCACCTGCGGCCCGGCGACGTGGCGGCGCGCCTCGGCGGCGACGAGTTCGCCGTGCTGCTGCCGGGCGCCACGGAGGACGTCCTCGCCGGCCTGTCGCGGCGCCTGGTCGAGGCCGTCGGCCGCCCCGTCGCCACCGTCGCGGGCCGGGTCGAGATCGGCGCCAGCGCCGGCGCCGCGCTGTGGCGCACCGCGGACCGCACGCTCGCGGCGCTGGTCGAGCGCGCCGACGCCGAGCTCTTCGCCGTCAAGCGCGGCGGGCGCGGCGCCTGGCGGGTCGCCGCCTGA
- a CDS encoding TIGR02300 family protein yields MAKPELGAKHQCQNCATKFFDLNRDPILCPKCGAVFVPLPVARAPARAAAAAAARDEGEVEQENAGVEIVSLDEAEAGEKPEPATDDDIEVDDTPADDNTFLEEEEEGDDDVADLIDGEIEDDEEA; encoded by the coding sequence GTGGCAAAACCGGAACTTGGCGCGAAGCACCAGTGCCAGAACTGTGCGACGAAATTCTTCGACCTGAACCGCGACCCGATCCTGTGCCCGAAGTGCGGCGCGGTCTTCGTGCCGCTGCCGGTCGCCCGCGCCCCGGCCCGCGCCGCCGCGGCCGCGGCCGCGCGCGACGAGGGTGAGGTCGAGCAGGAGAACGCCGGCGTCGAGATCGTGTCGCTCGACGAGGCCGAGGCCGGCGAGAAGCCCGAGCCCGCCACCGACGACGACATCGAGGTCGACGACACCCCGGCCGACGACAACACCTTCCTCGAAGAGGAGGAGGAAGGCGACGACGACGTGGCCGACCTCATCGACGGCGAGATCGAGGACGACGAGGAGGCGTGA
- a CDS encoding tyrosine phosphatase family protein, which translates to MSRAFSLLTVCGLDELESHAERGVTHALSIVDPGREDHPAFARYGAPRRLTLYFNDDIEPGPGLVLPERADVDAILMWGREAFAAAPGGGEGDGHLLVHCHMGISRSTAAMTMLLAQAHPEQGEAEIAERVHAIRPIAWPNLRMIEMADDALGRAGRLVAAAATLYAGNLARRPDLAEVMTRINRAREVELGRAVLAAAA; encoded by the coding sequence ATGAGCCGTGCCTTCTCCCTCCTCACCGTCTGCGGGCTCGACGAGCTCGAATCGCACGCCGAGCGCGGCGTCACCCACGCCCTGTCGATCGTCGACCCCGGCCGCGAGGACCACCCGGCCTTCGCGCGCTACGGCGCCCCGCGGCGCCTGACGCTGTATTTCAACGACGACATCGAGCCCGGCCCCGGCCTCGTGCTGCCGGAGCGGGCGGACGTGGACGCCATCCTGATGTGGGGCCGCGAAGCCTTCGCGGCCGCCCCGGGGGGCGGCGAGGGGGACGGCCACCTCCTGGTCCACTGCCACATGGGCATCTCGCGCTCCACCGCCGCCATGACGATGCTGCTGGCCCAGGCGCATCCCGAGCAGGGCGAGGCGGAGATCGCGGAGCGCGTGCACGCCATCCGGCCGATCGCCTGGCCCAACCTGCGCATGATCGAGATGGCGGACGACGCGCTCGGCCGCGCGGGGCGGCTCGTCGCGGCCGCGGCGACGCTCTACGCCGGCAACCTCGCCCGCCGTCCCGACCTCGCCGAGGTGATGACGCGGATCAACCGCGCCCGCGAGGTCGAGCTCGGCCGCGCGGTCCTGGCCGCGGCGGCGTGA
- a CDS encoding NAD(P)H-dependent oxidoreductase, whose product MTARRIVGLSGNITRPSRTRALVGRVLHGAAGLGAAEAYDLVDAGPALGAATSRAGAPPGLDRIWSAVENCDALVVGSPVFKASYGGLFKHFFDLIDKDALRGRPVVLCATGRLPEYGAMIEGRLLPLFDFFGTRPVEPHVYASDGDFAGSDLASERVAAEVEAAVAELGRALRV is encoded by the coding sequence GTGACGGCGAGGCGCATCGTCGGACTGTCGGGCAACATCACCCGGCCGTCGCGCACGCGCGCCCTCGTGGGGCGCGTGCTGCACGGGGCGGCCGGGCTCGGGGCCGCGGAGGCCTACGACCTCGTCGACGCCGGGCCGGCGCTCGGCGCCGCGACGTCCCGCGCCGGCGCGCCGCCCGGCCTCGACCGGATCTGGTCGGCGGTGGAGAACTGCGACGCGCTCGTGGTCGGCTCGCCGGTGTTCAAGGCGTCCTACGGCGGGCTGTTCAAGCACTTCTTCGACCTGATCGACAAGGACGCGCTGCGCGGGCGCCCCGTCGTGCTCTGCGCCACCGGCCGCCTGCCGGAATACGGCGCCATGATCGAGGGGCGGCTGCTGCCGCTGTTCGACTTCTTCGGGACGCGGCCGGTCGAGCCGCACGTCTACGCCAGCGACGGCGACTTCGCGGGCTCGGACCTCGCGTCCGAGCGGGTCGCGGCGGAGGTCGAGGCCGCCGTGGCGGAGCTCGGCCGCGCCCTGCGGGTGTGA
- a CDS encoding LLM class flavin-dependent oxidoreductase encodes MSNLDAFRAAGNPMFNDNKLKLGTFGSNCSNACAITLAETTFEPTFEKNLEIAKLLEASGMECMVPIARWRGFGGPSNFNGNCMETYTWAAALAAATKEVFLFATSHVPTLHPIVAAKMATTIDHVSKGRFGLNMVCGWFTPEMEMFGVKMMEHDTRYEYATEWVEIVEKLWSEQWFDYSGEFFNIKQGFADPKPYQKPRPVLISAGSSPKGRDFASKYCDINFSVVENVEKGRAWVDAMKKQAYDQHRREIGTFTYSSVVVRDTEKEARDYYNYYVHEKGDWEACDIICKIFGVESGSYSKEYFDKFRENFISGWGGYSIVGTPEQVTDKLIELSNTGIDGTLISMVDYNAELPYWNERVMPLLEQAGLRKPRAAALAKAAE; translated from the coding sequence ATGAGCAACCTCGACGCCTTCCGGGCCGCCGGCAATCCGATGTTCAACGACAACAAGTTGAAGCTCGGCACCTTCGGCTCGAACTGTTCCAACGCCTGCGCGATCACCCTCGCCGAGACGACGTTCGAGCCGACCTTCGAGAAGAACCTCGAGATCGCGAAACTGCTCGAAGCCTCCGGCATGGAATGCATGGTGCCGATCGCGCGCTGGCGCGGCTTTGGCGGGCCGTCGAACTTCAACGGCAACTGCATGGAAACCTACACCTGGGCGGCCGCGCTGGCGGCGGCCACCAAGGAGGTCTTCCTGTTCGCCACCTCGCACGTGCCGACCCTGCACCCGATCGTCGCCGCCAAGATGGCCACCACCATCGACCACGTGTCGAAGGGCCGCTTCGGCCTCAACATGGTCTGCGGCTGGTTCACGCCGGAGATGGAGATGTTCGGCGTCAAGATGATGGAGCACGACACCCGCTACGAATACGCGACCGAATGGGTCGAGATCGTCGAGAAGCTGTGGAGTGAGCAGTGGTTCGACTATTCGGGCGAGTTCTTTAACATCAAGCAGGGCTTCGCAGATCCGAAACCCTACCAGAAGCCCCGCCCCGTGCTGATCAGCGCCGGCTCCTCGCCCAAGGGCCGCGACTTCGCCTCGAAGTACTGCGACATCAACTTCTCCGTCGTCGAGAACGTCGAGAAGGGCCGCGCCTGGGTCGATGCCATGAAGAAGCAGGCCTACGACCAGCACCGCCGCGAGATCGGCACCTTCACCTACTCCTCGGTCGTGGTCCGCGACACCGAGAAGGAGGCGCGCGACTATTACAACTACTACGTCCACGAGAAGGGCGACTGGGAAGCCTGCGACATCATCTGCAAGATCTTCGGCGTCGAGAGCGGCTCCTATTCGAAAGAGTATTTCGACAAGTTCCGCGAGAACTTCATCTCGGGCTGGGGCGGCTATTCCATCGTCGGCACGCCCGAGCAGGTGACCGACAAGCTGATCGAGCTGTCCAACACCGGCATCGACGGCACGCTGATCTCCATGGTCGACTACAACGCCGAGCTCCCCTACTGGAACGAGCGCGTGATGCCGCTCCTGGAACAGGCGGGCCTGCGCAAGCCGCGCGCGGCGGCGCTCGCCAAGGCGGCGGAGTGA
- the cmk gene encoding (d)CMP kinase: MIIAIDGPAASGKGTLAKKLAAHLGLPHLDTGLLYRATARALLDADGRLDDARAAVAAARGLALTDFDEARLRGRAMGEAASVVAAIPAVRETLAAAQRSFALRPEGAVLDGRDIGTVICPEADVKIFVTASPQTRAQRRALELAGRGEPADYAAILEDIRVRDERDSSRAVAPLRAAPDAHALDTTALDVEAAFRAALRFLPAAG, translated from the coding sequence GTGATCATCGCGATCGACGGTCCGGCGGCCTCGGGCAAGGGCACGCTGGCCAAGAAGCTGGCCGCGCATCTCGGCCTCCCCCACCTCGACACCGGCCTGCTGTACCGCGCGACCGCCCGCGCCCTGCTCGACGCCGACGGGCGGCTCGACGACGCGCGCGCGGCCGTGGCGGCGGCCCGCGGTCTCGCGCTCACGGATTTCGACGAGGCCCGGCTGCGCGGCCGCGCCATGGGCGAGGCGGCTTCCGTCGTGGCCGCGATCCCGGCGGTGCGGGAAACCCTCGCGGCGGCCCAGCGCAGCTTCGCGCTCAGGCCCGAGGGCGCGGTGCTCGACGGGCGCGACATCGGCACCGTCATCTGCCCCGAGGCGGATGTGAAGATCTTCGTCACCGCCAGCCCGCAGACGCGGGCGCAGCGGCGAGCGCTGGAGCTCGCCGGCCGGGGCGAGCCCGCCGACTACGCGGCCATCCTGGAGGACATCCGCGTGCGCGACGAGCGCGACAGCAGCCGCGCCGTGGCGCCCCTGCGCGCCGCGCCGGACGCCCACGCGCTCGACACCACGGCGCTCGACGTCGAAGCGGCCTTCCGCGCGGCGCTGCGCTTCCTGCCGGCGGCCGGTTAG
- a CDS encoding DUF1328 domain-containing protein, whose translation MLKWALIFFIISIVAGVFGFGGISAGAADIAKILFYIFVVIFVIFLILGVMAGKAVT comes from the coding sequence ATGCTCAAATGGGCCCTGATTTTCTTCATCATTTCGATCGTGGCCGGCGTGTTCGGCTTCGGCGGCATCTCGGCGGGCGCGGCCGACATCGCCAAGATCCTGTTCTACATCTTCGTCGTGATCTTCGTGATCTTCCTGATCCTGGGCGTGATGGCTGGCAAAGCCGTGACCTGA
- a CDS encoding ABC transporter ATP-binding protein, producing MFRLFESLLSPTGEPSRAEPRPVQPPEGLVPFYWHFVSQAKPLFAALFVAGFSVSVLDASVPWFIGHLVRAITSTPRDLFFGENRSLLIAMVVVVLLVRPAAIASQNLVSNVAIVANVTNMVRWQSHRHVSRQSWPFFQNDFAGRIASRVMDTGPAIRQSAISGITAVWGITVYGVTALTLLGRIDAVLTVPIVAWFCAYAVLLRFIVPRLRDRSKRTSEMKSLIVGRVVDGYTNILTVKLFARLAHEDRHVREVFEGHTAAYRAQMRMLSTLFMSLQGMNALMLVGETALAVMAWQAGRVDVGTVAMAIPLTWQIASAAGWVAVQVTDMFENLGTIQEGMMTIARPIALQDRAGAGELAVERGEIRFDAIRFGYGREAGLIHDLSLRIRPGEKVGLVGRSGAGKTTLMNLLLRFHELEGGRILIDGQDIAGVTQESLRGAVSVVTQDTSLLHRSIRENIAYGRPGATEAEVVAAAKRAHAHDFIAGLEDWQGRRGYDAHVGERGVKLSGGQRQRVAIARVILKDAPILVLDEATSALDSEVEAAIQESLTALMGDKTVIAIAHRLSTIARMDRLIVMDRGRVVETGSHAELLARGGLYADLWHRQSGGFIDEAA from the coding sequence ATGTTCCGCCTCTTCGAATCCCTGCTGTCGCCCACCGGCGAGCCGTCGCGGGCCGAGCCGCGCCCGGTGCAGCCGCCGGAAGGGCTCGTGCCCTTCTACTGGCACTTCGTGTCCCAGGCGAAGCCGCTCTTCGCCGCCCTGTTCGTCGCGGGCTTCTCCGTGTCGGTGCTCGACGCCTCCGTGCCCTGGTTCATCGGGCACCTCGTGCGCGCCATCACGTCCACGCCGCGGGATCTGTTCTTCGGCGAGAACCGCAGCCTGCTGATCGCCATGGTGGTCGTGGTGCTGCTCGTGCGCCCGGCGGCGATCGCGTCGCAGAACCTCGTGTCCAACGTCGCCATCGTGGCCAACGTCACCAACATGGTGCGCTGGCAGAGCCACCGGCACGTGTCGCGCCAGAGCTGGCCCTTCTTCCAGAATGATTTCGCGGGCCGCATCGCCTCGCGCGTGATGGACACCGGCCCGGCGATCCGCCAGAGCGCCATCTCGGGCATCACCGCCGTGTGGGGCATCACGGTCTACGGCGTGACGGCCCTGACGCTGCTCGGCCGCATCGACGCCGTGCTGACCGTGCCGATCGTCGCGTGGTTCTGCGCCTACGCGGTGCTGCTGCGCTTCATCGTGCCCCGACTGCGCGACCGCTCGAAGCGCACATCGGAGATGAAGTCGCTCATCGTCGGCCGCGTGGTCGACGGCTACACCAACATCCTCACCGTGAAGCTCTTCGCGCGCCTCGCCCACGAGGACCGGCACGTGCGCGAGGTGTTCGAGGGCCACACCGCCGCCTACCGGGCGCAGATGCGGATGCTGTCCACCCTGTTCATGTCGCTGCAGGGCATGAACGCCCTGATGCTGGTGGGCGAGACCGCGCTCGCCGTGATGGCCTGGCAGGCAGGCCGGGTCGACGTCGGCACCGTCGCCATGGCGATCCCGCTCACCTGGCAGATCGCCTCCGCGGCCGGCTGGGTCGCCGTGCAGGTGACCGACATGTTCGAGAACCTCGGCACCATCCAGGAGGGCATGATGACCATCGCCCGCCCGATCGCGCTGCAGGACCGCGCCGGCGCGGGCGAGCTCGCGGTGGAGCGCGGCGAGATCCGCTTCGACGCCATCCGGTTCGGCTACGGCCGCGAGGCGGGGCTGATCCACGACCTCAGCCTGCGCATCCGCCCCGGCGAGAAGGTCGGCCTCGTCGGCCGCTCGGGCGCCGGCAAGACCACGCTGATGAACCTGCTCCTGCGCTTCCACGAGCTCGAAGGCGGCCGCATCCTGATCGACGGGCAGGACATCGCCGGCGTCACGCAGGAAAGCCTGCGCGGCGCCGTGTCGGTGGTGACGCAGGACACGTCGCTGCTCCACCGCTCGATCCGCGAGAACATCGCCTATGGGCGGCCGGGCGCCACCGAGGCCGAGGTGGTGGCCGCGGCGAAGCGCGCCCACGCGCACGACTTCATCGCCGGCCTGGAGGACTGGCAGGGCCGGCGCGGCTACGACGCGCACGTCGGCGAGCGCGGCGTGAAGCTCAGCGGCGGCCAGCGCCAGCGCGTCGCCATCGCGCGGGTGATCCTCAAGGACGCGCCGATCCTCGTGCTCGACGAGGCGACGAGCGCGCTCGACAGCGAGGTCGAGGCCGCCATCCAGGAGAGCCTGACCGCGCTGATGGGCGACAAGACCGTGATCGCCATCGCGCACCGCCTGTCCACCATCGCCCGCATGGACCGGCTGATCGTGATGGACCGCGGCCGCGTGGTCGAGACCGGCAGCCACGCCGAGCTGCTGGCCCGCGGCGGCCTCTACGCCGACCTGTGGCACCGCCAGTCCGGCGGCTTCATCGACGAGGCCGCCTGA
- a CDS encoding LutC/YkgG family protein has protein sequence MSAARDAILGRIRAALGDAPAEAPVPRSFRRAGTADRAALIAGFAEKASAYRVRVELCGAAEVAATAARLLGERGHVRLAVPAGLPAGFAPEGFDLVPDEGLDRATLSAVDGVITACACAIAQTGTIVLDHGAGQGRRALTLLPDYHLCIVEAGRIVDLVPEAVARMEPAVKAGRPLTFISGPSATSDIELSRVEGVHGPRTLDVIVVRDA, from the coding sequence ATCCTCGGCCGCATCCGCGCGGCCCTCGGCGACGCTCCCGCCGAGGCGCCCGTGCCGCGGAGCTTCCGTCGCGCCGGCACGGCGGACCGCGCCGCGCTGATCGCGGGCTTTGCCGAGAAGGCCTCCGCCTACAGGGTCCGGGTCGAGCTCTGCGGGGCCGCCGAGGTGGCCGCCACCGCGGCCCGCCTGCTCGGCGAGCGCGGCCACGTGCGGCTCGCCGTGCCGGCCGGCCTGCCCGCCGGCTTCGCCCCGGAAGGGTTCGACCTCGTGCCCGACGAGGGGCTCGACCGGGCGACCCTGTCGGCGGTCGACGGCGTCATCACGGCCTGCGCCTGCGCCATCGCCCAGACCGGCACGATCGTGCTCGACCACGGCGCCGGCCAGGGCCGCCGCGCCCTGACCCTGCTGCCCGACTACCACCTGTGCATCGTGGAGGCGGGGCGCATCGTCGACCTCGTGCCGGAGGCGGTGGCCCGCATGGAGCCCGCGGTGAAGGCCGGGCGCCCGCTCACCTTCATCTCGGGGCCCTCCGCCACCTCCGACATCGAGCTCAGCCGCGTCGAGGGCGTGCACGGGCCGCGCACCCTGGACGTGATCGTGGTCCGCGACGCCTGA
- a CDS encoding c-type cytochrome, with amino-acid sequence MRRGLILAGGAAVVAIVAAAALLPGAPPHPAGASAAGGAADPGRGASVFGACSACHTVGRGGADVDGPNLYGVVGSRVAGRRPRYGYTQALRDAGGTWTEDRLSAWLTDPAAFAPGTAMHFAGLPDARDRADVIAFLATQAPARE; translated from the coding sequence GTGAGGCGCGGCCTGATCCTCGCCGGCGGCGCGGCCGTCGTCGCGATCGTCGCGGCAGCGGCGCTTCTGCCCGGCGCGCCGCCGCATCCGGCCGGCGCATCGGCAGCGGGCGGGGCGGCCGACCCGGGCCGGGGCGCCTCCGTGTTCGGCGCCTGCTCGGCCTGCCACACGGTCGGCCGCGGGGGCGCCGACGTCGACGGCCCGAACCTCTACGGCGTCGTGGGCTCGCGCGTGGCGGGGCGGCGCCCCCGCTACGGCTACACCCAGGCCCTGCGCGACGCCGGCGGCACCTGGACCGAGGACCGGCTGAGCGCGTGGCTGACCGACCCGGCCGCCTTCGCGCCCGGCACCGCCATGCACTTCGCCGGCCTGCCCGACGCGCGCGACCGCGCCGACGTCATCGCCTTCCTGGCCACGCAGGCTCCGGCGCGGGAGTGA
- the dnaN gene encoding DNA polymerase III subunit beta, translated as MKVTLERAALLKALGHVQRVVERRTTIPILSNVLVRAGAGTLRLKATDLDLEVTEELPADVAQEGATTLPAHTLHDIVRKLPDGSQVTLDMGGDTGQLVLRSGRSRFQLQCLPESDFPDLAAGEMSHRFALPAGQLKHLIDKTSFAISTEETRYYLNGVYLHTMERDGETVLRVVSTDGHRLARVEMPAPQGSAGIPGVIVPRKAVAEIQKLIEDPASDVTVEMSATKIRLTLGAVVLTTKLIDGTFPDYGRVIPAGNDKMLVVPKSAFAAAVDRVSTISAERGRAVKLALSDGKLVLSVNNPDSGSATEELDVEYDASPLDIGFNARYLLDITAQLDSDTAFLKLADPGSPTLVQDREGAPALYVLMPMRV; from the coding sequence ATGAAAGTCACTCTCGAGCGCGCGGCCCTCCTGAAGGCGCTGGGGCACGTGCAGCGCGTCGTCGAGCGCCGGACCACCATCCCGATCCTGAGCAACGTCTTGGTGCGGGCCGGGGCCGGCACGCTGCGCCTGAAGGCGACCGACCTCGACCTCGAAGTCACGGAGGAGTTGCCCGCCGACGTGGCGCAGGAGGGCGCCACCACCCTGCCGGCCCACACGCTGCACGACATCGTGCGCAAGCTGCCGGACGGCTCGCAGGTGACGCTCGACATGGGCGGCGACACGGGCCAGCTCGTGCTGCGCTCCGGCCGCTCCCGCTTCCAGCTCCAGTGCCTGCCCGAGAGCGACTTCCCCGACCTCGCGGCCGGCGAGATGAGCCACCGCTTCGCCCTGCCGGCCGGGCAGCTGAAGCACCTGATCGACAAGACGTCCTTCGCCATCTCGACCGAGGAAACGCGCTACTACCTCAACGGCGTCTACCTCCACACGATGGAGCGCGACGGCGAGACCGTGCTGCGCGTGGTGTCGACGGACGGCCACCGGCTCGCGCGGGTCGAGATGCCGGCGCCGCAGGGCTCCGCCGGCATCCCCGGCGTGATCGTGCCGCGCAAGGCCGTGGCCGAGATCCAGAAGCTGATCGAGGATCCGGCCAGCGACGTGACGGTGGAGATGTCGGCCACCAAGATCCGCCTGACGCTCGGCGCCGTGGTGCTGACCACCAAGCTGATCGACGGCACCTTCCCGGACTACGGCCGCGTGATCCCGGCCGGCAACGACAAGATGCTGGTGGTGCCGAAGAGCGCCTTCGCGGCCGCGGTGGACCGCGTGTCCACCATCTCGGCCGAGCGCGGCCGCGCCGTGAAGCTGGCCCTCAGCGACGGCAAGCTGGTCCTCAGCGTCAACAACCCCGACTCGGGCTCCGCCACCGAGGAACTCGACGTCGAATACGACGCGAGCCCGCTCGATATCGGCTTCAACGCCCGCTACCTGCTCGACATCACGGCGCAGCTCGACAGCGACACGGCCTTCCTCAAGCTCGCCGACCCCGGCTCGCCCACCCTGGTCCAGGACCGCGAGGGCGCCCCCGCGCTCTACGTGCTGATGCCGATGCGGGTGTGA